The following are encoded together in the Pseudoalteromonas shioyasakiensis genome:
- a CDS encoding SDR family NAD(P)-dependent oxidoreductase, with translation MTQQNTKKIALVTGGGSGIGRSICLRLAKRDMHIIVVDLNLEAANLVKDEIIHETGSADAYAVDVANHQQVHDLFNTITKHYPIDILVNNAGIAHIGNIENTTEADLDRLYNINVKGVYNCIHGAINSMKSRKTGVIINLASVASSVGIADRFAYSMTKGAVLTMTYSVAKDYINDGIRCNCIAPGRVHTPFVDNFLAKSYPDNQAEMFEKLSKSQPIGRMGKPEEIAGLVDYLCSDDAAFITGSNFPIDGGFVTLNN, from the coding sequence ATGACCCAGCAAAATACTAAAAAAATTGCCCTAGTAACCGGTGGCGGAAGCGGCATCGGGCGCAGCATCTGTTTACGCTTAGCAAAACGTGACATGCATATCATCGTTGTTGATTTAAATCTTGAGGCTGCAAACTTAGTGAAAGATGAAATTATTCACGAAACAGGCAGTGCCGATGCGTATGCCGTTGATGTTGCAAACCACCAGCAAGTTCATGATTTATTCAATACGATTACGAAGCACTACCCCATTGATATTTTGGTTAACAACGCGGGTATTGCGCACATCGGCAATATCGAAAACACCACAGAAGCTGATTTAGACAGACTCTATAACATTAATGTTAAAGGCGTTTATAACTGTATTCATGGTGCCATTAATAGCATGAAATCGAGAAAAACAGGCGTCATTATTAACCTAGCTTCTGTCGCATCTTCAGTCGGTATTGCCGATAGATTCGCGTATTCAATGACTAAAGGTGCGGTATTAACCATGACCTATTCAGTTGCAAAAGACTACATAAATGATGGCATACGGTGTAACTGTATTGCTCCTGGTCGCGTGCACACCCCTTTTGTCGATAACTTTTTAGCCAAAAGTTACCCAGATAATCAGGCTGAAATGTTTGAAAAGCTATCTAAAAGTCAGCCTATAGGCCGCATGGGTAAACCAGAAGAAATTGCAGGCCTTGTCGATTACCTCTGCTCAGATGATGCAGCCTTCATTACCGGCAGCAATTTCCCTATTGATGGCGGTTTCGTCACCTTAAATAATTAA